A window of the Entelurus aequoreus isolate RoL-2023_Sb linkage group LG28, RoL_Eaeq_v1.1, whole genome shotgun sequence genome harbors these coding sequences:
- the LOC133644846 gene encoding uncharacterized protein LOC133644846 isoform X1 codes for MWIVLHLLLLLQSGACTGAYNLTTQTVGPGQKVSLTCLHGTTENVQHLIWIRLVSGSYPEILATTASYDSGSVECGTSNTGHRITAKKEQGTFVLQISQVEKSDTAIYYCLKVNFGQFSFLKGTFLQVTEPEPSVSVVSEVQPGPPVKLQCSVLSHSGNDICQDGPKVSWFRTGPESVHPSFVYAHEECKKIKDKSTQKCVHTLSKNVNSSDAGTYLCAVVTCGRIFMGNPIRVNTKDSSSSDSYKYVIIVLSAALALSFIMSAFLINKIRTKNCFCCKNPRRKSFQVRQIPQSKSVKGGESVTIQCSVLAESKENFRQCPNQSSVYWLKSGSGESDPHIIYSDSDDEQDPRSCVYHLSLTVLNSSDTGTYYCAVATCGQILFGQGTHVDTQQDVKAAAVLLSALLASFAVVVTVLVA; via the exons ATGTGGAtcgtgcttcatctgctgctcctgctccaaagtggag CATGTACAGGTGCCTACAACTTAACCACTCAGACTGTTGGACCTGGACAAAAAGTCTCTCTGACATGTCTCCACGGGACAACTGAGAATGTTCAACACTTAATTTGGATCCGACTTGTTTCTGGATCCTATCCTGAAATTTTAGCTACAACGGCATCTTACGATTCAGGCTCTGTTGAATGTGGAACATCGAATACTGGACATCGCATCACAGCCAAAAAAGAACAAGGAACATTTGTTCTGCAAATTAGTCAAGTAGAGAAAAGTGATACGGCGATCTACTATTGTTTAAAAGTGAACTTTGGTCAATTCTCGTTTTTGAAAGGAACATTCCTTCAGGTCACAG AACCAGAACCCTCCGTGTCTGTTGTCTCTGAAGTCCAACCAGGACCGCCTGTGAAGTTGCAGTGCTCAGTCCTCTCCCACTCTGGGAATGACATCTGTCAGGATGGACCCAAAGTGTCCTGGTTCAGAACTGGACCAGAAAGTGTCCATCCCAGCTTTGTTTACGCTCATGAGGAATGCAAGAAGATCAAAGATAAGTCCACACAGAAATGTGTCCACACTTTGTCAAAGAACGTCAACTCCTCTGATGCTGGAACTTACTTGTGTGCTGTGGTCACATGTGGGAGGATTTTCATGGGAAATCCAATAAGAGTCAACACTAAAG ATTCCAGCAGCTCTGATTCATACAAGTATGTTATAATCGTCTTGAGTGCTGCTTTGGCCTTAAGTTTCATCATGTCAGCCTTCCTCATCAACAAGATCaggaccaaaaactgtttttgctgcaaaa ACCCCAGACGCAAGTCCTTCCAGGTGAGACAAATTCCGCAAAGCAAGTCGGTCAAAGGAGGCGAGTCTGTGACCATCCAGTGTTCCGTCCTCGCTGAGAGCAAAGAAAATTTCCGCCAATGTCCGAACCAAAGCAGCGTCTACTGGTTGAAGTCAGGATCGGGAGAGTCTGATCCACACATCATTTACTCCGACAGTGATGATGAACAAGACCCAAGAAGCTGCGTCTACCATCTCTCTCTGACCGTACTCAACTCCTCTGACACCGGAACATACTACTGTGCCGTAGCCACGTGTGGACAGATCCTGTTCGGACAAGGAACTCATGTGGACACAC
- the LOC133644846 gene encoding uncharacterized protein LOC133644846 isoform X2, producing the protein MWIVLHLLLLLQSGACTGAYNLTTQTVGPGQKVSLTCLHGTTENVQHLIWIRLVSGSYPEILATTASYDSGSVECGTSNTGHRITAKKEQGTFVLQISQVEKSDTAIYYCLKVNFGQFSFLKGTFLQVTEPEPSVSVVSEVQPGPPVKLQCSVLSHSGNDICQDGPKVSWFRTGPESVHPSFVYAHEECKKIKDKSTQKCVHTLSKNVNSSDAGTYLCAVVTCGRIFMGNPIRVNTKDPRRKSFQVRQIPQSKSVKGGESVTIQCSVLAESKENFRQCPNQSSVYWLKSGSGESDPHIIYSDSDDEQDPRSCVYHLSLTVLNSSDTGTYYCAVATCGQILFGQGTHVDTQQDVKAAAVLLSALLASFAVVVTVLVA; encoded by the exons ATGTGGAtcgtgcttcatctgctgctcctgctccaaagtggag CATGTACAGGTGCCTACAACTTAACCACTCAGACTGTTGGACCTGGACAAAAAGTCTCTCTGACATGTCTCCACGGGACAACTGAGAATGTTCAACACTTAATTTGGATCCGACTTGTTTCTGGATCCTATCCTGAAATTTTAGCTACAACGGCATCTTACGATTCAGGCTCTGTTGAATGTGGAACATCGAATACTGGACATCGCATCACAGCCAAAAAAGAACAAGGAACATTTGTTCTGCAAATTAGTCAAGTAGAGAAAAGTGATACGGCGATCTACTATTGTTTAAAAGTGAACTTTGGTCAATTCTCGTTTTTGAAAGGAACATTCCTTCAGGTCACAG AACCAGAACCCTCCGTGTCTGTTGTCTCTGAAGTCCAACCAGGACCGCCTGTGAAGTTGCAGTGCTCAGTCCTCTCCCACTCTGGGAATGACATCTGTCAGGATGGACCCAAAGTGTCCTGGTTCAGAACTGGACCAGAAAGTGTCCATCCCAGCTTTGTTTACGCTCATGAGGAATGCAAGAAGATCAAAGATAAGTCCACACAGAAATGTGTCCACACTTTGTCAAAGAACGTCAACTCCTCTGATGCTGGAACTTACTTGTGTGCTGTGGTCACATGTGGGAGGATTTTCATGGGAAATCCAATAAGAGTCAACACTAAAG ACCCCAGACGCAAGTCCTTCCAGGTGAGACAAATTCCGCAAAGCAAGTCGGTCAAAGGAGGCGAGTCTGTGACCATCCAGTGTTCCGTCCTCGCTGAGAGCAAAGAAAATTTCCGCCAATGTCCGAACCAAAGCAGCGTCTACTGGTTGAAGTCAGGATCGGGAGAGTCTGATCCACACATCATTTACTCCGACAGTGATGATGAACAAGACCCAAGAAGCTGCGTCTACCATCTCTCTCTGACCGTACTCAACTCCTCTGACACCGGAACATACTACTGTGCCGTAGCCACGTGTGGACAGATCCTGTTCGGACAAGGAACTCATGTGGACACAC
- the LOC133644846 gene encoding uncharacterized protein LOC133644846 isoform X3, which translates to MWIVLHLLLLLQSGACTGAYNLTTQTVGPGQKVSLTCLHGTTENVQHLIWIRLVSGSYPEILATTASYDSGSVECGTSNTGHRITAKKEQGTFVLQISQVEKSDTAIYYCLKVNFGQFSFLKGTFLQVTEPEPSVSVVSEVQPGPPVKLQCSVLSHSGNDICQDGPKVSWFRTGPESVHPSFVYAHEECKKIKDKSTQKCVHTLSKNVNSSDAGTYLCAVVTCGRIFMGNPIRVNTKDSSSSDSYKYVIIVLSAALALSFIMSAFLINKIRTKNCFCCKTGPQTLDETFSRVQQRDEDSLVYSVPTIVTKKTGRARQTNRRAAEEFSTYADTPDASPSR; encoded by the exons ATGTGGAtcgtgcttcatctgctgctcctgctccaaagtggag CATGTACAGGTGCCTACAACTTAACCACTCAGACTGTTGGACCTGGACAAAAAGTCTCTCTGACATGTCTCCACGGGACAACTGAGAATGTTCAACACTTAATTTGGATCCGACTTGTTTCTGGATCCTATCCTGAAATTTTAGCTACAACGGCATCTTACGATTCAGGCTCTGTTGAATGTGGAACATCGAATACTGGACATCGCATCACAGCCAAAAAAGAACAAGGAACATTTGTTCTGCAAATTAGTCAAGTAGAGAAAAGTGATACGGCGATCTACTATTGTTTAAAAGTGAACTTTGGTCAATTCTCGTTTTTGAAAGGAACATTCCTTCAGGTCACAG AACCAGAACCCTCCGTGTCTGTTGTCTCTGAAGTCCAACCAGGACCGCCTGTGAAGTTGCAGTGCTCAGTCCTCTCCCACTCTGGGAATGACATCTGTCAGGATGGACCCAAAGTGTCCTGGTTCAGAACTGGACCAGAAAGTGTCCATCCCAGCTTTGTTTACGCTCATGAGGAATGCAAGAAGATCAAAGATAAGTCCACACAGAAATGTGTCCACACTTTGTCAAAGAACGTCAACTCCTCTGATGCTGGAACTTACTTGTGTGCTGTGGTCACATGTGGGAGGATTTTCATGGGAAATCCAATAAGAGTCAACACTAAAG ATTCCAGCAGCTCTGATTCATACAAGTATGTTATAATCGTCTTGAGTGCTGCTTTGGCCTTAAGTTTCATCATGTCAGCCTTCCTCATCAACAAGATCaggaccaaaaactgtttttgctgcaaaa ctGGTCCACAAACACTCGATGAAACATTCAGTCGCGTCCAGCAG AGAGACGAGGACTCTTTGGTTTATTCCGTGCCGACCATTGTTACCAAGAAAACTGGCAGAGCGAGGCAGACAAATAGGAGGGCAGCAGAGGAATTCAGCACGTACGCTGAC ACCCCAGACGCAAGTCCTTCCAGGTGA